A DNA window from Vigna angularis cultivar LongXiaoDou No.4 chromosome 1, ASM1680809v1, whole genome shotgun sequence contains the following coding sequences:
- the LOC108321861 gene encoding uncharacterized protein LOC108321861 isoform X1: MKEWKWSLFLLPMISVQSAMPTFTFLLKPIALTGFVQIASCSSGTSSCKCPLCRRPITLLIPTEHSLSQRHDPEVAQILSKIHAYNRVFGGQSSSFFKGSSSRRGESVPPTSLLRFTQHCLCDLVVVSSHFALARFSPSLAVAVGRNLAVSGGRVVPPSVVALFLLCSCDLFRTHLRVPLFHSSVHIPLFVWFNVMKYFFLKSSKPLFLSFFSLNCCSVF, translated from the exons ATGAAGGAGTGGAAATGGAGTCTGTTCCTCCTCCCAATGATCTCTGTTCAATCTGCCATGCCAACTTTCACATTCCTTCTCAAGCCAATTGCTCTCACTGGTTTTGTG CAAATTGCATCATGCTCATCAGGAACAAGCTCTTGCAAATGCCCTCTCTGTCGCCGACCCATCACTCTCTTAATCCCCACCGAACACTCCCTCAGCCAGCGTCATGATCCTGAAGTTGCTCAGATTCTCTCCAAAATTCATGCATATAACCGTGTCTTCGGTGGCCAATCCTCCTCTTTTTTTAAG GGTTCCAGTAGTAGAAGAGGAGAATCGGTACCTCCGACAAG TCTCCTACGATTCACTCAGCACTGTCTATGCGATTTAGTAGTCGTCTCCTCGCATTTCGCCCTCGCTCGCTTTTCCCCCTCGCTCGCAGTCGCCGTCGGCCGCAATCTCGCCGTCAGCGGTGGTCGCGTCGTGCCTCCTTCGGTGGTCGCACTGTTTCTCCTCTGTTCGTGTGATCTGTTTCGCACTCATCTGCGTGTGCCTCTGTTTCACTCATCTGTTCACATCCCTTTGTTCGTGTGGTTTAatgtaatgaaatatttttttctgaaaagtAGTAAGCCTTTGTTCTTATCCTTTTTTTCACTCAACTGCTGCAGTGTTTTTTAG
- the LOC108321861 gene encoding two-component response regulator ARR14-like isoform X2 yields the protein MAGTSSSEIHIAEFPPNLNVLVIDTDPGALEVIEKSCKENSHQVVICSESSRAVDVLLKKEIDIRLIIMELHMPMMDGYEFLQFLNKEEIDIPFVMMSEDSTWFSMTKAFHLGAIYYFLKPFNNDKRLDLWAPLLRHYYDRLNKKDDETSDGSEFASDGESDGEAEADDTLHKKDDTLIKKE from the exons ATGGCCGGAACTTCGTCTTCTGAAATTCACATCGCTGAATTTCCACCAAATCTCAATGTCCTTGTCATTGATACTGACCCCGGAGCTCTTGAAGTCATCGAGAAATCATGCAAAGAGAATTCTCATCAAG TGGTAATATGCTCTGAATCTTCAAGGGCTGTGGATGTTTTgctgaaaaaagaaatagacaTTCGTTTGATCATCATGGAGCTTCATATGCCAATGATGGATGGCTATGAATTCCTGCAATTTCTCAATAAAGAAGAAATTGATATTCCTTTTGTCA TGATGTCTGAGGATAGTACTTGGTTTTCCATGACAAAGGCTTTCCATCTTGGAGCTATCTATTATTTCTTGAAACCCTTCAATAATGACAAACGGTTAGATTTGTGGGCACCTTTGTTAAGGCATTATTACGACAGGCTGAACAAAAAAGATGATGAGACAAGTGATGGTTCTGAATTTGCTTCTGATGGAGAATCTGATGGAGAAGCCGAAGCCGATGATACCCTCCACAAGAAAGACGATACCCTCATCAAGAAAGAATAG
- the LOC108321861 gene encoding uncharacterized protein LOC108321861 isoform X3 — translation MKEWKWSLFLLPMISVQSAMPTFTFLLKPIALTGFVQIASCSSGTSSCKCPLCRRPITLLIPTEHSLSQRHDPEVAQILSKIHAYNRVFGGQSSSFFKRVQDFPFLLHRLLREFLNPQRSLLCVAGVCCVQPRRGKNKREQERRCFKMCRDMREGKYLSNNN, via the exons ATGAAGGAGTGGAAATGGAGTCTGTTCCTCCTCCCAATGATCTCTGTTCAATCTGCCATGCCAACTTTCACATTCCTTCTCAAGCCAATTGCTCTCACTGGTTTTGTG CAAATTGCATCATGCTCATCAGGAACAAGCTCTTGCAAATGCCCTCTCTGTCGCCGACCCATCACTCTCTTAATCCCCACCGAACACTCCCTCAGCCAGCGTCATGATCCTGAAGTTGCTCAGATTCTCTCCAAAATTCATGCATATAACCGTGTCTTCGGTGGCCAATCCTCCTCTTTTTTTAAG AGAGTGCAAGATTTTCCTTTTCTGTTGCACAGGCTGCTTCGGGAGTTCCTAAACCCTCAAAGATCCCTTCTGTGTGTGGCTGGAGTGTGCTGTGTGCAACCAAGGAGAGGGAAGAACAAAAGAGAGCAAGAGAGGAGATGTTTCAAAATGTGCAGAGATATGCGTGAAGGAAAATATCTCTCGAATAATAACTAA
- the LOC108321861 gene encoding uncharacterized protein LOC108321861 isoform X4, protein MKEWKWSLFLLPMISVQSAMPTFTFLLKPIALTGFVQIASCSSGTSSCKCPLCRRPITLLIPTEHSLSQRHDPEVAQILSKIHAYNRVFGGQSSSFFKGSSSRRGESVPPTRIPI, encoded by the exons ATGAAGGAGTGGAAATGGAGTCTGTTCCTCCTCCCAATGATCTCTGTTCAATCTGCCATGCCAACTTTCACATTCCTTCTCAAGCCAATTGCTCTCACTGGTTTTGTG CAAATTGCATCATGCTCATCAGGAACAAGCTCTTGCAAATGCCCTCTCTGTCGCCGACCCATCACTCTCTTAATCCCCACCGAACACTCCCTCAGCCAGCGTCATGATCCTGAAGTTGCTCAGATTCTCTCCAAAATTCATGCATATAACCGTGTCTTCGGTGGCCAATCCTCCTCTTTTTTTAAG GGTTCCAGTAGTAGAAGAGGAGAATCGGTACCTCCGACAAG GATTCCTATTTGA
- the LOC108321861 gene encoding uncharacterized protein LOC108321861 isoform X5 yields MKEWKWSLFLLPMISVQSAMPTFTFLLKPIALTGFVQIASCSSGTSSCKCPLCRRPITLLIPTEHSLSQRHDPEVAQILSKIHAYNRVFGGQSSSFFKIFLFCCTGCFGSS; encoded by the exons ATGAAGGAGTGGAAATGGAGTCTGTTCCTCCTCCCAATGATCTCTGTTCAATCTGCCATGCCAACTTTCACATTCCTTCTCAAGCCAATTGCTCTCACTGGTTTTGTG CAAATTGCATCATGCTCATCAGGAACAAGCTCTTGCAAATGCCCTCTCTGTCGCCGACCCATCACTCTCTTAATCCCCACCGAACACTCCCTCAGCCAGCGTCATGATCCTGAAGTTGCTCAGATTCTCTCCAAAATTCATGCATATAACCGTGTCTTCGGTGGCCAATCCTCCTCTTTTTTTAAG ATTTTCCTTTTCTGTTGCACAGGCTGCTTCGGGAGTTCCTAA